A region of Nerophis ophidion isolate RoL-2023_Sa linkage group LG28, RoL_Noph_v1.0, whole genome shotgun sequence DNA encodes the following proteins:
- the LOC133544902 gene encoding uncharacterized protein LOC133544902 — protein sequence MSFLGGQRNPSGKSKSRPQMAPNPAGPPEAGEDDPLWGEAASAPHASKVLAKGTHLEGGAEEAAGASADQQGKLSAKEREDELASVEEQERQAEEKRRREEEERRRHEEKARKMEEERMRKEEELERLTEEKRRLVEEERKRNEKNMKEEEEESVRRKKELERLTMEKRRLVEEEKERKKEEERMRQQEEVEEDESEDDDD from the exons atgtccttcctgggtggtcagagGAACCCGAGCGGCAAGAGCAAGAGTCGCCCACAAATGGCGCCCAACCcggctggaccaccggaggcgggggAAGACGATCCCCT GTGGGGGGAGGCGGCGAGTGCCCCCCACGCCAGTAAAGTCTTGGCTAAAGGGACCCACCTGGAGGGCGGGGCTGAGGAGGCTGCAGGGGCATCTGCAGACCAGCAGGGCAAGCTGTCTGCCAAAGAGAGGGAGGACGAGCTCGCCTCGGTAGAAGAGCAGGAAAGACAAGCAGAGGAAAAGAGGAGACGGGAAGAGGAAGAGAGGAGAAGACATGAAGAGAAAGCGAGAAAGATGGAAGAGGAGAGGATGAGAAAGGAAGAAGAACTGGAACGACTCACAGAAGAAAAGAGGAGGCTGGTGGAAGAAGAGAGAAAAAGGAATGAAAAAAACAtgaaagaggaggaggaagagagcGTGAGGAGGAAAAAGGAGCTAGAACGGTTAACCATGGAGAAGAGAAGACTGGTGGAggaagagaaagaaagaaagaaggaagagGAGAGGATGAGACaacaagaagaagtagaagaagatgaATCAGAGGATGATGACGATTAA